The Engraulis encrasicolus isolate BLACKSEA-1 chromosome 24, IST_EnEncr_1.0, whole genome shotgun sequence DNA window ATTACTCCTAGaacaacataaaaaataatgaaaataatgtgaTTTCATCTATAATTAACAAATAAGACACCTTGAAAGATAACTTTTTACTTTGAAGGACAGGCCGAAATCTCTATTTTGTCCACAAAAAAAGCAAtttaaaatgagaaaataacaatAAATTGCCTTACTTTTAAGATCAGcttggtgaaaaaaaaatatatgtcaaTTTTGTGCTTTAAAAGTATGCATGTAATTATTATTGTAATGATTTTATGGCCATTTATCTCTGGGAcatgtggatttgggaatatgtaCCGATTCGGCGGAATCACCGTTAGAATTTtattgtattcatgaaaaagctaacattagagAATGAGTAGCATGAGATCTGGAAATACACAACTAAAAATCGTACACAGTGTAACttacctttacagtttttctcgattggtttggctaatttctcgaaactgagatgacattctcaaaacaacacggacaaatccccaaaccaacttacaatttcccacaacagaatggcatttctcattgctttcatcaaatctcAAATGCTTTGTATATGTCTCagatgtttagtacatctctgcagatggctatcagataccctacagttgacacattgagcatacatttagcacattttccaaataaattgacctttcttatctaaacgaatacgacaattctcagtctaatggttgccctctccaaaacatgtcagcatgatttcattgtgtaagtcatcatatgcaaagtagtctacacaattgtcaaaacagtcaaggacataatattttcagaatttcattactgtaaacagtaaattcataacagcgttcaacaggccagatggtattgtggctttactagtttgtagaaaataattttactacagtttcctctgttatttggcttatttctGGACAGTTTTTCAAAtcacattctgtggaaggaatttagttttgacacacgggtaaagTGTTTTTGGAGTgttatgagcaagtgatgaggatccatatagttatgctgaaccatccagattattttgacagaatgattaaatgaatgcaaatgagccaaatcaattgagaaggatacatgccatttttatggtactgactatttatgtgggagaaggttgaGTATTGATGCAAGagtgagctgttttgggaggtatatgacatttgctagttatctgaactgttgtgcagaagtgtaagaatgtttggccataatgacccaaaatttacagaaatgtcatctcggtttcaagaaattagccaaaccaatcgagaaaaactgtaagcattttattattggaaatgactgtcctatcatctatgtgtcaaTTCTTGCCATTTAAATAGTTTGAGAATGTACTTATTAAAcctatttaaaatgcattttgcaatgctattcaatggaatgcccaatacaaaaaagtaaatttcccaaaatgttccaaaatggacagTATGTCATCTTGCAAGGAAGCTCTTCAACTATAACACAAACGGGGAGAAATATGAGAATATGCCCATgcctttttttgtattatttattttttatttttctgcagtctttattttctccctccctgactattatctgtattacatgtgtcttgaaatgtccatgtgggcattatgtgtatttatgtaagctacttgacaccttaatttacttaactcttctctactcctctactctactataaatcagggctctcaagtctcactctttgagagtgtgacacactcatctgagcgagttcacactctcacacgccacacatggtatttcacactctgaagttttgataatTAATCCAATCTgcgcacattaattcatccaCAGACACGCCAGCAACTGGTAACTGTgcttctgtgttcagactagttaccacgctattcagccaatccgaaaatagattgttcggttGTCTGACAGATCAGAGCAGTGGATCAGAGCTTCATCCAATAGCGCGCGCAGCAGAGTTCAAAGAGCACTGTAAAATTCACAAATCGCAAGTAGGCGAACTGGCGACGCAGGagccaggaccatcaggtgataactttatacaggtgaaaatatgagtcttgtattagttaggctactgtttttactccTTATACCAATATTTCCAGCCCATGTAGCCTTGACAGGGACGTTAAAAGAGAGCAAAATGGTTAACAACGCTAGCTAAGCTATAACCCCAGCTGATTGTTTGATGATCATCCCTCCCAAACATGATTGAAACGGCGTGCTTTGCTTATTATAAAATTCGTTATCCGTAGTGGTGTTTACAGGCAAGCTTCTCAGAATGTGGCATAGAGCCTAATAATAGCAGTATTTTCATTTGTCAATGAGAAACAGTGAAATTATTGACAACTCGTAGCAATTAAGATATGGAGAAATGACGTGCCACCAACCAGTCGAGTTGTGCTGAGGACGATCAGAGTTCGTTCAGTGTCCAATGGAAAGGGGATCTAGATCTAGTTGCTTAGGAGCCGTCATGTCACATTTAcgattagggctgggaatcgatccaattttcctggatcgattcgatgcCGATCCAGAAGGTTGCGATCCTATTCGATCCAAgatccgattcaattcaattcgatatcgatcttttgtattgctgggttgtcactttaacccatttatgcttagaattctaagaccgactatgaaaacctaaatatcttagcctttgatgcccacacaaacatgaaataccttggtatgtgagaaaaaccgtaagtgggaaactgtggaagagagctacaggatgtggttgagaaaatagcgcctattaTGATCTGCAAAGGATCGTTCCACAATGTTTTGAATCGATATtgcacttttcgaacgtgaatcgatatggaatcgcgattcgatcttttgaacccagtccTATTAACGATATGTTTCTCTTGTTGCATTTGATTTAGAATGTCATGGGAATAAACATGGACgtggagacagaagaggagacagagtggGAGGTGGGCAAATTAGACTGGAGAGAATGAAGGAATGCAGTGGTAGTGGTAGAAGAGAGGGcaagtgagctaaataagtcaggggcaaccaatagtgctggagatatcatggtactgaatgaaaaagggtattaTTTGGGTCTGGCGCCTAAAAAAGGGATTGGACTTTAATTTAATTTGAGCTGCTAATgtcaatgcacaataaagaacatatgcctacaggtagcctattttaggctatccccccacaatgaacattgtctaaaaATCATCCGcttcaatgaaaatggtcaaaaatcacttcacatattgtgttaaaattgtacttttaacaactacattttcaaaatttaacagaataattagaatcaatctctCACCATCCCCAGCTGCTTTTATTTCACAACTCAAGCACTGGTTAGGGCTAAGCATATTGAATAAATAATGTTTTTGGTCTAATCAAACGTTTTAACTAGCTAGATTGAAGGGAAACCTATCGTTGGGTCGATGGGTGACGGGTCGAtgtctaccccccaccccccgccctttaaaaaaaaaaaaaatctccctccaaacaatcttcaaaacttgagagccctgtctAATTTGATCAGCTAAGACATGGCTCCTGTACTAAATTTGCTCTTTCCCAAAATGGCAATTCCCAAGTAGTAACGTATTACTGAAACGTCTGGACtggtcttttcaatgactttgtCATGACTTTTAGAGagatttgcatctgaactcttcacttgaagagtttatttgcaaccATTTAGTAGAAtgttgagaaattgacatttttgtatgaggcattccattgcaaaatgtatttgaaataggtttaagattttttttcccagaatatttgaatggcaagaattcacaagtAGGTGATacgacctctgaacagtcattttcgaAATTAAAATGCAGaaataaaaaatggtggatacactgttttgcaaataaactcttcacctGTTCTCACCTGTTTTTGGGTTGTAAGGATCTCTTAAAAGAACAAAATCATTGGAGATATATACATTGCTGATCACATGGTCGAAGATGAGGGTGGTGTCCTTGGCAAAGGGGCCGATGGGCCTGTTGCCATATCTCGGCCCAAACGTGGCAGTGAATGCAGCCTCATagcctgtgtgagagagagaagacgttagtgtgtgtgcgtgtgtgtgtgcatctgtctcttCCGTAAAGACGTGTTcaggtgcatgcatgtctgtgtgtgtgtgtgtgtgtatgcccgcgTGTGTTGTCCCTTACCTTTTTTGGGTTTCTGCGTCCTCCGTATGAGTGTGCTcaggtgtgtgttggtgcgtgtgagcTCTTCTCTCTGCTGTGCAATGCGTGCTCTCGTCTGTCTCAGCATAGCTTGCACGTCCTGCAGGTTGGTGGCttcagcaaagtgtgtgtgtgggtgtgtgtctccgGCTTCTCCACTTTCCGCaggccccacacacaccaccagccacatcatcttcatcatcatcagcagcagaatcgtcatcatcatcacactcacactcagtaattaacacacacacatacactgaagcTAAAACACCAGtccgcaccacacaccacacacacacaggcaggagcaCAGGCTGCTCACCAGTGCAGGGCACACGAGCTAGATGttccttttatgtgtgtgtgtgtgtgtgtctgtgtgtctgtgttgagacattgagaaagagggagagagagagagagagagagagagagagagagagagagagagagagagagagagaatgtgtgtgtgtgtgcagttcagcCATGTGAAAGTGTGCAATAACAACGTCAACATCATAGCAACTGCTGCAACTCTCATTTTtttcgagacacacacacacacacacacacacacacacacacacacacacacacacacacacacacgcacacgcacacacacaagcatgggctatacacacatgcacatgtgtgtgtgtgtgtgtgtgtgtgtgtgtgtgtgtgtgtgtgtgtgtatgtgtgtgtgtgtaccctcctAACGACCTAAATTGTGCCCTCCATGAATCTCTTttgtgttgttactggtaaaagtaaaagaataAAAACATTTATTCACTGACAGGTGTGACAGattgttttggtctaggcacagaTTAGCATTTTTTAGctgttgttagggttaatatgaatggacgTTAGATGGAAGCCACCACAAAGATATCGTGGTgaggacgtgtgtgtttgtgtttgtgtttgtgtttgtgtgtgtgtgtgtgtgtgtgtgtgtgtgtgtgtgtgtgtgtgtgtgtgtgtgtgtgtgtgtgtgtgtgtgtgtgtgtttgtgtgagtgagtgagtgagtgtgtgtctgtgtgcgtgtgcgtgtgcgtgtgggtgtgcg harbors:
- the LOC134441040 gene encoding uncharacterized protein LOC134441040, which codes for MMMTILLLMMMKMMWLVVCVGPAESGEAGDTHPHTHFAEATNLQDVQAMLRQTRARIAQQREELTRTNTHLSTLIRRTQKPKKGYEAAFTATFGPRYGNRPIGPFAKDTTLIFDHVISNVYISNDFVLLRDPYNPKTGVFTAYYSGSYQFHFHLMGSGQHGTGAWLEVNGERWKGPVLGAYSPKAPHSVTTSQTVDLYLKSRAQVSLRLKRGYSVNTLPDFACTFSGVLIR